ACAGTTCTGAAACTGGAACCTCTTTTTGCTGATATTCTGGAGAAATTATAGAACGTAATTTATCCGAAGTAACTACTCATCTTTTCCAGACCAATTACCTTCCTTCTGTTCATACGCTCGGGAACGCACGATTTTTTCGGGCAGACGACCACACCGCCGGTGACGCCTAGCCCTTAAAAATCGGCATTCCCCTCGCTTCATCAAACACGCTGAGTAGTTACCCTACACTACATAGTCATAAAGCAATTCTTCATGTTATAATTCAATCATGGCAGAAAGCACTTCAAGCATAGGGACAGGGAAGAATAGAAGTTGGGTAAAACAAGCTTTGCTCACCTTGCTTTATATTGGGGCGATTTTTGGCGCATATGTGGGAGGCTTTAGTTTGGGACGTGAAGAAGGGCTTAAAGGCGGCATTCAGACAGGAGGAGAAGGAGGTAAGGTTACCAATAAGGACGCGGGGTCAAGCGCGTCATTGTTGCAAAATGCCGATTTTAACCTATATTGGGATGTTTGGAAATGGATTCAAGGGAATTTTATTGATAAACCCATAGATGAAAAGAAATTATTTTATGGCTCTCTCGCAGGCATGGTTGCATCACTGGACGATCCTTATTCTGCATTTATGGAACCAAAACAAGCTCAAGAATTTTCAGAAGAATTGCAGGGGAAATTTCAAGGAATAGGCGCCGAAATCGGTATTCGCGATAAAAAGTTAACCGTGGTGGCTCCATTGCCCGAAACGCCCGCGGAACTAGAGGGATTGAAAAGCGGGGATTGGATAATCGAAATTGACGGGACCGACACGACAGGAATGATGCTTGACGATGCCGTTAATCGCATACGCGGAGAAAAAGGCACGCAAGTTAAACTTTTAATCATGCGTGAAGATTTCAAAGAGCCGAAAACATTCGTGATCACACGCGACAATATTAAAATTGTGAGCGTGCGTTCAGAGGTAAAAGAAGGCGGAATCGGTTACGTGCAAATTTCTAATTTTAATGCAGATACGGGAGAACGATTTAGAAATGCCGCAGAATCAATGCTTGTGCAAAATGTAAAAGGGTTAGTGCTTGACCTTCGCAATGATCCTGGAGGCTATCTTTCCATGGCGGTAGAAATTGCGAGTTACTGGGTGGATGTGGAGAGCCCCGTGGTACTCGAGCGTTCAGGCGATACGCTCGTGGAAGAATACCGCGCAATAAAAAATCAAGCACTCAAGGGTATACCGACAGTTGTTTTGATAAACCGCGGATCAGCATCTGCTTCAGAGATTGTTGCGGGCGCGTTGCAGGATTATGCATTAGCCACCCTCATAGGCCAGCAATCGTTTGGCAAGGGTTCCATCCAGGAGATGCATGACTTCTCCGATGGATCTGCAGTGAAGCTCACCATTGCGCGATGGTTTACGCCTAAAAACAGGCAGATAGATAAGGAAGGCATTGCGCCAGATGTCGAAGTTGATATAAAGGAAGAGGACATAACTGCAGGCAAGGATCCGCAGTTAGAGAAGGCATTAGAGATTCTTAAATCCCAAGCTCAAAGTTCAAATGCCAAATGAATAGCCAATCAGTGAACAATGACTGAATCGAGTTTCAAATTTTCAATGC
This genomic stretch from Patescibacteria group bacterium harbors:
- a CDS encoding S41 family peptidase: MAESTSSIGTGKNRSWVKQALLTLLYIGAIFGAYVGGFSLGREEGLKGGIQTGGEGGKVTNKDAGSSASLLQNADFNLYWDVWKWIQGNFIDKPIDEKKLFYGSLAGMVASLDDPYSAFMEPKQAQEFSEELQGKFQGIGAEIGIRDKKLTVVAPLPETPAELEGLKSGDWIIEIDGTDTTGMMLDDAVNRIRGEKGTQVKLLIMREDFKEPKTFVITRDNIKIVSVRSEVKEGGIGYVQISNFNADTGERFRNAAESMLVQNVKGLVLDLRNDPGGYLSMAVEIASYWVDVESPVVLERSGDTLVEEYRAIKNQALKGIPTVVLINRGSASASEIVAGALQDYALATLIGQQSFGKGSIQEMHDFSDGSAVKLTIARWFTPKNRQIDKEGIAPDVEVDIKEEDITAGKDPQLEKALEILKSQAQSSNAK